Proteins found in one Cetobacterium ceti genomic segment:
- a CDS encoding replication-associated recombination protein A — MKNLFENNYENVKPLPLILRPKTLDEIVGQEKILGKNGILRKIIEKGNISNMILYGPPGCGKSTLGEIISKSLEYSYETLNATTASLSDLKEIVERARKNIEFYNRKTILFLDEIHRFNKLQQDGLLSYIENGTLILIGATTENPYHNLNNALLSRVLIFKFEELKKEDIRKIVEKGEKYLNIEIPNKIRETILKISKGDSRTALNYVELYKNTADSVDERDILEIFEERGFSYDKAEDKYNIISALIKSIRGSEPNSALYWLGRLLAGGEDPRYIARRLVISASEDIGLANPEAFLMASYGLTASEKIGMPEIRIILAEITVYLAISTKSNSCYNGINKVLEDIKKGDFEGVPNNIKENPIGYKYPHDYENNFIFQNYGKNNIDYYIPGDNRNEKLIKEKLEKLWKNK; from the coding sequence ATGAAAAATTTATTTGAGAATAATTATGAAAATGTAAAACCCTTGCCATTAATATTAAGGCCAAAAACCTTAGATGAAATAGTGGGCCAAGAGAAAATTTTAGGAAAAAATGGAATTCTTAGAAAAATTATTGAAAAGGGAAATATAAGTAATATGATTTTATATGGACCTCCTGGATGTGGAAAAAGTACTCTGGGAGAAATAATTTCTAAAAGTCTAGAGTATTCCTATGAAACATTAAATGCTACAACGGCTTCTTTAAGTGATCTAAAAGAGATTGTTGAAAGAGCAAGGAAAAATATTGAATTTTATAATAGAAAAACTATTTTATTTTTAGATGAAATACATAGATTCAATAAATTACAACAGGATGGACTTTTATCCTATATTGAAAATGGGACTCTGATTTTAATTGGAGCTACTACGGAAAATCCATATCATAATCTAAATAATGCTCTTTTATCAAGGGTTTTAATTTTTAAATTTGAAGAATTGAAAAAAGAGGATATAAGAAAAATTGTTGAAAAGGGAGAGAAATATTTAAATATAGAAATACCTAATAAAATAAGGGAAACTATTTTAAAAATTTCTAAGGGTGATAGTAGGACAGCTTTAAATTATGTGGAACTATATAAAAATACAGCAGATTCTGTGGATGAAAGGGATATTTTAGAAATCTTTGAAGAAAGAGGATTTTCCTATGATAAAGCAGAAGATAAGTATAATATTATTTCAGCACTTATTAAAAGCATAAGAGGAAGTGAGCCTAATTCAGCTCTTTATTGGTTAGGGCGATTATTAGCTGGAGGAGAGGATCCAAGATATATAGCAAGACGTCTTGTTATATCAGCTAGTGAGGATATAGGTCTTGCCAATCCAGAAGCATTTTTAATGGCAAGTTATGGATTGACTGCTAGTGAAAAAATCGGAATGCCAGAAATAAGAATAATTTTAGCTGAGATAACTGTTTATTTAGCTATTTCTACTAAAAGTAACTCATGTTATAATGGAATAAATAAGGTTCTTGAGGATATTAAAAAGGGAGACTTTGAAGGTGTTCCTAATAATATAAAAGAAAATCCAATAGGATATAAATATCCCCATGATTATGAAAATAATTTTATTTTTCAAAATTATGGAAAAAATAATATAGATTATTATATTCCTGGGGATAATAGAAATGAAAAACTAATTAAAGAAAAATTAGAAAAATTATGGAAAAATAAGTAA
- the secG gene encoding preprotein translocase subunit SecG, giving the protein MEGLLTVLLFIFALALIVLVMIQPDRSHGMSASMGMGASNTVFGISKDGGPLAKATEIVAALFILSALLLYLVK; this is encoded by the coding sequence ATGGAGGGGTTATTAACAGTTTTATTGTTTATTTTTGCTTTAGCTCTTATAGTACTTGTTATGATACAGCCGGACAGAAGTCACGGAATGTCAGCTAGTATGGGAATGGGAGCATCAAACACTGTCTTTGGAATCTCTAAAGATGGAGGACCTCTAGCAAAGGCTACGGAAATAGTTGCAGCATTGTTTATACTATCAGCACTTTTATTATATTTAGTTAAGTAG
- a CDS encoding PhoH family protein, whose translation MRKIYILDTNILIHNPNSIYSFEDNDVILPIFVIEEIDKLKRKQTTAVQARMASRAIEEIRKKGCLAKGVNLEKDIFFRVEVKEDKSLLPHSFKDDVVDNRILAVALGIKEKNPDKRVIVISKDINMRIKADSLGIEVQDYESDMVEYASLYDGYYEVEISDDKFKEVEKTGRAFPWELGLENIHLTPNCFLKLKNNDKEIVVRNLGTKVGKFLNGDISAWGIRARNDEQRCAMELLMDDSVKVVSLIGKAGTGKTLLAIAAGLELTVERKQYKKLIIARPIVPMGRDLGYLPGGEDEKLRPWMQPIFDNIDFLSEAKEEKSGEKVINGLQTMGLLEIEALTYIRGRSIGNGFLIIDEAQNLTPLEVKTIITRAGENTKIVLTGDPYQIDNTYLDANTNGLTYMAEKLKEEDIAGHITLKKGERSKLAEIAAKLL comes from the coding sequence TTGAGAAAAATATATATCTTAGATACTAATATCCTAATACACAATCCAAATAGTATTTACAGCTTTGAGGATAATGATGTAATTTTACCAATATTTGTTATAGAGGAAATTGATAAATTAAAAAGAAAGCAAACTACAGCAGTTCAAGCTAGGATGGCATCAAGAGCCATTGAAGAAATTAGAAAAAAAGGTTGCTTAGCAAAGGGTGTTAATTTAGAAAAGGATATATTTTTCAGGGTAGAAGTTAAGGAAGATAAAAGTTTATTACCACATTCTTTTAAAGATGATGTGGTAGATAATAGAATTTTAGCAGTAGCACTTGGAATAAAAGAGAAAAATCCAGATAAAAGAGTTATAGTTATAAGTAAAGATATAAATATGAGGATTAAGGCAGATTCATTGGGAATAGAAGTTCAAGATTATGAAAGTGATATGGTAGAATACGCTAGTTTATATGATGGATATTATGAAGTTGAAATTAGTGATGATAAGTTCAAAGAAGTGGAAAAAACAGGTAGAGCATTTCCATGGGAATTAGGGCTTGAAAATATTCATTTAACTCCAAATTGCTTTTTAAAATTGAAAAATAATGATAAGGAAATAGTTGTAAGAAATTTAGGAACTAAGGTTGGGAAATTTTTAAATGGAGATATTTCAGCCTGGGGAATAAGAGCTAGAAATGATGAACAGCGTTGTGCTATGGAATTATTAATGGATGATAGTGTAAAAGTAGTAAGTTTAATTGGAAAAGCAGGAACAGGGAAAACTCTTCTTGCCATAGCTGCTGGATTAGAATTAACTGTAGAAAGAAAACAATATAAAAAACTTATAATAGCTAGACCAATAGTTCCTATGGGAAGAGATTTAGGTTATCTTCCTGGAGGAGAGGATGAAAAATTAAGACCATGGATGCAACCTATTTTTGATAATATAGATTTTTTATCTGAAGCCAAGGAGGAAAAATCAGGAGAAAAGGTTATAAATGGTCTGCAAACTATGGGCCTTTTAGAAATAGAAGCTTTAACCTATATAAGAGGTCGTAGTATAGGAAATGGATTTTTAATAATAGATGAGGCACAAAATTTAACTCCTTTAGAAGTAAAAACAATAATAACTAGAGCTGGAGAAAATACAAAAATAGTTTTAACAGGAGATCCATATCAAATTGATAATACCTATTTAGATGCTAATACAAATGGTCTTACATATATGGCTGAGAAGTTAAAAGAGGAAGATATAGCAGGACATATAACTTTGAAAAAAGGTGAAAGATCAAAATTAGCAGAAATTGCTGCAAAACTTCTATAA
- the ruvA gene encoding Holliday junction branch migration protein RuvA: MFEYLNGIVAFKRPEYSGIDVNGIGYKVYTSLKTYDKISVGEKVKIYIYNYIKEDAFKLVGFLEEGERELFEMLIGVSGVGLSLALAILSTFSMNDLREIVLNEDYKTLKKVPKLGEKKSQQVIIDLKSKIKKLNLLSIEGFEEKSNINLIEDELYLALEALGYSKKEIDKLISPEEIREFTNIEDAIKGVLKKIQKRS; this comes from the coding sequence ATGTTTGAATACTTAAATGGAATAGTAGCTTTTAAAAGACCTGAATATTCGGGGATAGATGTAAATGGAATAGGATATAAGGTTTATACTTCTTTAAAAACATACGATAAAATAAGTGTGGGAGAAAAAGTAAAAATTTATATTTATAACTATATAAAAGAGGATGCTTTTAAACTTGTGGGATTTTTAGAAGAGGGAGAAAGGGAACTTTTTGAAATGTTAATAGGTGTAAGCGGAGTTGGATTATCATTAGCTCTTGCTATTTTATCAACTTTTTCTATGAATGATTTAAGAGAAATTGTTTTAAATGAAGATTATAAGACTTTAAAAAAAGTACCTAAATTGGGAGAAAAAAAATCTCAACAGGTAATCATAGATTTAAAAAGTAAAATAAAGAAATTAAATTTACTTTCAATAGAAGGATTTGAGGAAAAAAGTAATATTAACTTAATAGAGGATGAGTTATATTTAGCTCTTGAGGCATTAGGTTATAGCAAAAAAGAGATAGATAAACTTATAAGCCCAGAAGAAATAAGAGAATTTACCAATATAGAGGATGCTATAAAGGGAGTTCTTAAAAAAATCCAAAAAAGGAGTTGA
- the uvrA gene encoding excinuclease ABC subunit UvrA, producing MLDKIIIKGAREHNLKNIDVEIPKHKFVVITGVSGSGKSSLAFDTIYSEGQRRYVESLSAYARQFIGQMNKPEVDSIEGLSPAISIEQKTTNKNPRSTVGTVTEVYDYMRLLFAHIGKAHCPICGKLVEKQSLDEIVNSIYGKFENEDKIIILSPVVKDKKGTHKNLFLNLMKKGYVRVRVNGEILYLEDEINLDKNKKHNIDVVIDRLVVDKEDTEFKSRLTQGIENATELSNGKVIIDRKGEEFHYSENYACPDHEDINIPDLNPRLFSFNAPFGACPECKGIGKKLEVDENKLIIDENLSLRNGGIYIPGASTRKGYSWEIFLAMAKEYKIDVDTPIKNLNKKSLDIIFHGAPEKFNFDYDGEDFSFHGLKEYDGAVKNLEKRYYESFSDSAKEEIENKYMIERVCKLCHGKRLKKEVLAVTVYDKNIIEITDMSIKKSLEFFNGITLTEKEEQIAREILKEIRERLTFMINVGLDYLSLSRETKTLSGGESQRIRLATQIGSGLTGVLYVLDEPSIGLHQRDNDKLLSTLNRLRDLGNTLIVVEHDEDTMEQADYILDLGPGAGVNGGYIVAKGTPKEIKRNKNSMTGKFLSGKVKIEIPEKRREWDKSLKLIGAKGNNLKNISVEIPLNVMTVVTGVSGSGKSTLINQTLYPALFNKLNGGKVYPLEYDKIDGLENLNKVIDIDQSPIGRTPRSNPATYTKIFDDIRDIFANTKEAKIRGYKKGRFSFNVKGGRCEACQGAGILKIEMNFLPDVYVECEVCKGKRYNNETLDIYYKEKNISDVLNMSVGEAYEFFKTIPSLERKLKVLIDVGLEYIKLGQPATTLSGGEAQRIKLATELSKVSRGNTIYILDEPTTGLHFEDIRKLLLVLNRLVDKGNTVVIIEHNLDVIKSADYIIDIGPEGGDGGGTVIGQGTPEEIANIKKSYTGKYLKRILEKESK from the coding sequence TTGTTAGATAAGATTATAATAAAAGGTGCTAGAGAGCACAACTTAAAAAATATAGATGTGGAAATCCCTAAACATAAATTTGTAGTAATAACAGGAGTAAGCGGAAGCGGAAAATCTTCCTTAGCTTTTGATACTATTTATTCAGAGGGACAAAGAAGATATGTAGAAAGTTTATCTGCATACGCTAGACAGTTCATAGGTCAAATGAATAAACCAGAAGTAGATAGTATAGAGGGATTATCTCCAGCTATTTCAATAGAACAAAAAACGACAAATAAAAACCCAAGATCTACTGTGGGGACAGTTACAGAGGTATATGATTATATGAGACTTTTATTTGCTCATATAGGAAAGGCTCATTGTCCCATATGTGGAAAATTAGTTGAAAAACAAAGTTTAGATGAAATTGTAAATTCTATATATGGAAAATTTGAAAATGAAGATAAGATTATAATTTTGTCTCCAGTGGTAAAAGATAAAAAAGGAACTCATAAAAACTTATTTTTAAATTTAATGAAAAAAGGTTATGTAAGAGTTAGAGTCAATGGAGAGATTTTATATTTAGAGGATGAAATAAATTTAGATAAGAATAAAAAACATAATATAGATGTGGTTATAGATAGATTAGTTGTGGATAAAGAGGATACAGAATTTAAAAGTAGACTTACCCAAGGAATTGAAAATGCCACAGAATTAAGTAATGGAAAAGTTATTATTGATAGAAAGGGAGAGGAATTTCATTATAGTGAAAATTATGCCTGTCCAGATCATGAGGATATAAATATTCCAGATTTAAATCCGAGATTATTTTCTTTTAATGCTCCATTTGGAGCTTGCCCTGAATGTAAAGGGATAGGAAAAAAATTAGAAGTGGATGAAAATAAATTGATAATAGATGAAAACTTATCTCTTAGAAATGGGGGTATTTATATACCAGGAGCATCCACAAGAAAAGGTTATTCATGGGAGATATTTTTAGCAATGGCTAAGGAATATAAAATAGATGTAGATACACCTATAAAAAATTTAAATAAAAAAAGTTTAGATATTATATTCCACGGTGCACCAGAAAAATTTAATTTTGATTATGATGGAGAAGATTTTTCATTTCATGGTCTTAAAGAGTATGATGGAGCAGTTAAAAATTTAGAAAAAAGATATTATGAGAGTTTTTCTGATAGTGCAAAGGAAGAAATCGAAAATAAATATATGATAGAGAGAGTATGTAAACTTTGTCATGGAAAAAGATTGAAAAAAGAGGTATTAGCTGTAACTGTATATGATAAAAATATTATAGAAATAACAGATATGAGTATAAAAAAATCTTTGGAGTTTTTCAATGGAATTACCTTAACTGAAAAAGAGGAGCAAATAGCTAGGGAGATTTTAAAAGAAATTAGAGAAAGATTAACATTTATGATAAATGTAGGTTTAGACTATTTGAGTTTATCAAGGGAAACTAAAACATTATCTGGAGGAGAATCTCAAAGAATACGTTTGGCAACTCAAATAGGATCAGGACTTACAGGGGTTTTATATGTATTAGATGAACCAAGTATAGGACTTCATCAAAGGGACAATGATAAACTTTTAAGTACCCTTAATAGATTAAGAGATTTAGGAAATACTCTAATTGTTGTAGAGCACGATGAAGATACTATGGAACAGGCTGATTATATTTTAGATTTAGGACCTGGAGCAGGAGTAAACGGAGGATATATAGTTGCTAAGGGAACTCCTAAGGAAATAAAAAGAAATAAAAATTCTATGACAGGAAAATTTTTAAGTGGTAAGGTTAAAATTGAGATTCCTGAAAAAAGAAGAGAGTGGGATAAAAGTTTAAAATTAATAGGGGCAAAAGGTAATAATTTAAAAAACATATCTGTGGAAATACCATTAAATGTTATGACTGTTGTAACAGGAGTAAGTGGAAGTGGGAAAAGTACACTTATAAATCAAACTCTTTACCCGGCCCTATTTAATAAATTAAATGGTGGAAAAGTTTATCCTCTTGAATATGATAAAATAGATGGATTAGAAAATTTAAATAAAGTAATAGATATTGATCAAAGTCCTATAGGAAGAACTCCTAGATCAAACCCTGCAACATATACTAAAATATTTGATGACATTAGAGATATTTTTGCCAATACAAAAGAGGCTAAAATACGAGGGTATAAAAAGGGAAGATTTTCATTTAATGTAAAAGGTGGAAGATGTGAAGCTTGTCAAGGAGCTGGAATTTTAAAAATAGAAATGAATTTTTTACCAGATGTTTATGTTGAATGTGAAGTTTGTAAAGGGAAAAGATATAATAATGAAACCTTAGATATATATTATAAGGAAAAAAATATATCTGATGTATTAAATATGTCTGTTGGAGAAGCTTATGAATTTTTTAAAACAATTCCAAGTTTAGAAAGAAAATTAAAAGTGTTAATAGATGTTGGGTTAGAATATATAAAACTTGGACAACCAGCAACTACCTTATCAGGAGGAGAGGCACAAAGAATAAAACTTGCCACAGAGCTTTCTAAGGTGTCAAGGGGTAATACAATTTATATATTAGATGAACCAACAACTGGCCTTCACTTTGAAGATATTAGAAAACTTTTATTAGTCTTAAATAGATTGGTGGATAAGGGAAATACTGTTGTTATTATAGAACATAATTTAGATGTTATAAAATCAGCAGATTATATAATAGATATTGGACCAGAAGGTGGAGATGGTGGTGGAACTGTAATAGGTCAAGGAACACCAGAAGAGATAGCTAATATTAAAAAAAGTTATACTGGAAAGTATCTAAAAAGGATTTTAGAAAAGGAGAGTAAATAA
- a CDS encoding aminotransferase class I/II-fold pyridoxal phosphate-dependent enzyme, whose amino-acid sequence MNLNLIEDELNKLKTENNLRTLKTYSDNLLNLSSNDYLGLNEDILLRENFYKKYPNLPLSSSSSRLITGSYSLIMDLENKLEEIYKKPALVFNTGFDGNCCVIETMANKNTLILSDKLNHASIHDGIIHSGAKLLRYRHLDLNHLESLLLKYENEYDDILVISETTYSMDGDEVDLKKLTSLKDKYNFQLMIDEAHSYGVHGYGIAYNLNLVDKIDFLLIPLGKGGASIGAYLITNKLFKEYLINKGRKFIYTTALPPINIAWNLYILENMNNFKNKITALEDLRVYTKNKIESLGLETISTSQIISIIIGTNEKTIELCNRLLKKGYLLYPIKEPTVPRGTARLRIGLNPHITKEQINNFMEDLNYELNSIL is encoded by the coding sequence ATGAATTTAAATTTAATTGAAGATGAATTAAATAAATTAAAAACTGAAAACAATTTAAGAACATTAAAAACTTATTCTGATAATCTACTTAATCTCTCCTCTAATGATTATTTAGGTTTAAACGAGGATATCCTTTTAAGAGAAAATTTTTATAAAAAATATCCTAACCTTCCTTTATCATCTAGTTCTTCTAGATTAATTACAGGAAGTTATTCTCTTATTATGGATTTAGAAAATAAACTAGAGGAAATTTATAAAAAACCTGCCTTAGTTTTTAACACTGGTTTTGATGGTAATTGCTGTGTTATAGAAACCATGGCTAATAAAAATACTTTAATTTTAAGTGATAAACTAAACCATGCTAGTATTCATGATGGAATTATCCACAGTGGTGCTAAATTACTTAGATATCGCCACTTAGACTTAAATCATTTGGAAAGTTTACTTTTAAAATATGAAAATGAATATGATGATATTTTGGTGATTTCTGAAACTACCTATAGTATGGATGGAGATGAAGTTGATTTAAAAAAATTAACTAGCCTTAAGGATAAATATAATTTTCAACTTATGATTGATGAGGCTCACTCCTATGGGGTTCATGGATATGGTATTGCTTATAATTTAAATTTAGTTGATAAAATAGATTTTTTACTTATTCCTTTGGGAAAAGGGGGAGCTTCTATTGGAGCTTATTTAATTACAAATAAACTTTTCAAAGAATATCTTATTAATAAAGGAAGAAAATTTATTTATACCACAGCTCTTCCCCCTATAAATATTGCTTGGAATCTATATATTCTTGAAAATATGAATAATTTTAAAAATAAAATAACCGCTCTAGAGGACCTTAGAGTTTATACTAAAAATAAAATTGAAAGTTTGGGATTAGAAACAATTTCAACTTCTCAAATTATTTCAATTATAATTGGTACCAATGAAAAAACCATTGAACTTTGTAATAGACTTCTTAAAAAAGGTTATTTATTATATCCAATTAAAGAACCTACAGTACCTAGAGGAACGGCTAGACTTAGAATTGGACTAAATCCACATATAACTAAGGAACAAATTAATAATTTCATGGAGGATTTAAACTATGAACTTAATTCTATTCTTTAA
- a CDS encoding pimeloyl-ACP methyl esterase BioG family protein, which yields MNLILFFNGWGMDERIFKDFPNLKNFQINIINYPYDIPLLNFKKYDKIYVIGWSFGVYYASLFLKNFTYDYIGISINGTPETIGSNGITPKIFDLTLNTLNKENLLKFYENMEVKAPFLNMDKSIEELKESLLHLKNNYVPQENYFHFSYIGERDKIIPTSRQNKYYKNKNIPIFNISCGHYPFYILNSWDKILKDVTNEI from the coding sequence ATGAACTTAATTCTATTCTTTAATGGTTGGGGTATGGATGAAAGAATTTTTAAAGATTTTCCAAATCTTAAAAATTTTCAAATTAATATTATTAATTATCCCTATGACATTCCCCTATTAAATTTTAAAAAGTATGATAAAATCTATGTTATAGGATGGTCCTTTGGAGTTTATTATGCTTCATTATTTTTAAAAAATTTTACTTATGACTACATCGGCATAAGTATAAATGGTACTCCTGAAACCATAGGTTCCAATGGAATAACTCCTAAAATTTTTGATTTAACATTAAATACACTAAATAAAGAAAATCTTTTAAAATTTTATGAAAATATGGAGGTTAAGGCTCCCTTTTTAAATATGGATAAATCCATAGAGGAACTTAAAGAATCTCTTTTACACTTAAAAAATAATTATGTTCCTCAAGAAAACTATTTTCATTTTTCATATATTGGAGAAAGGGATAAAATAATTCCAACTTCTCGTCAAAATAAATATTATAAAAATAAAAATATTCCAATTTTTAATATTTCTTGTGGACACTATCCCTTTTATATTTTAAATTCATGGGATAAAATACTTAAGGATGTGACCAATGAAATTTGA
- a CDS encoding methyltransferase domain-containing protein: MKFDKNFKTYDNQAQVQKSVAKNLIELIDKKFYKNILELGCGTGIFTKLLKENLTYDSLDLNDYFDSREYFTDIPFNNFFVGDMSTLNFEKYSLICSSSAIQWIENMDLLFSKISKATDEFIFSIYIKENLQEIKNHFNISLNYKNSEEIFNLLKKYFKDVTYSEETFNLNFSTPLDALKHLKKTGVTGLGKSSISLIKSYKETTLTYKVAYFICKN; this comes from the coding sequence ATGAAATTTGATAAAAATTTTAAAACCTATGATAATCAAGCCCAGGTACAGAAATCTGTGGCAAAAAATTTAATCGAACTTATAGATAAAAAATTTTATAAAAATATTTTAGAACTAGGATGTGGAACAGGTATTTTTACAAAATTATTAAAAGAAAATCTTACTTATGACTCTTTAGATTTAAATGATTATTTTGATTCTAGAGAATATTTTACAGATATCCCTTTTAATAATTTTTTTGTAGGAGATATGTCCACTTTAAATTTTGAAAAGTATTCTTTAATTTGCTCTAGTTCTGCCATACAATGGATTGAAAATATGGATTTACTTTTTTCGAAAATTTCCAAAGCCACTGATGAATTTATTTTTTCAATTTATATAAAAGAAAATCTTCAAGAGATTAAAAATCATTTTAATATCTCTTTAAATTATAAAAATAGTGAGGAAATTTTCAATCTTTTAAAAAAGTATTTTAAAGATGTTACCTATTCAGAGGAAACTTTTAATCTTAATTTTTCAACACCTTTAGATGCTTTAAAACATCTGAAAAAAACTGGAGTTACAGGACTAGGAAAAAGTTCTATATCTCTTATTAAATCATATAAAGAAACTACACTAACATATAAAGTTGCATATTTCATATGTAAGAATTAA
- a CDS encoding pyridoxal-phosphate-dependent aminotransferase family protein: MFNSYKPDYLVMTAGPTMVSGNVLQGRARNFGNPDLDPDFFVFYDNICNKLKKFYGTEKSQVIIMNGEGMLGLDAACASLTEPGDKVLIISNGVFGGGFEDLVKNYGGICTLFESDFKKSIHIDSLKEFLEKNSDFKYATIVHCDTPTGILNDIGPITKLLKSKGILTVVDTVAALGGVPFEMDNWNIDIALGASQKVFSTPSGLTTMAISDDAWNIILNRKNPIQSFYCNLALWKNCVEEKLFPYTMPASDLIAFNIALDNLLTERLERVWDRHLEMQGYVLERMETLGLELFCEDNYSPTVTAFMVPEDLNSNDILDHMKKEHKVLIAGSYGPFKDKVLRIGHMGENARLDRVFYTLDALEKTINDLRK; encoded by the coding sequence ATGTTTAACAGTTACAAACCTGATTACTTAGTTATGACAGCTGGACCTACTATGGTCAGTGGAAATGTTTTACAAGGTAGAGCTAGAAATTTTGGAAATCCAGATTTAGATCCAGACTTCTTTGTTTTCTATGACAACATTTGCAACAAATTAAAAAAATTCTATGGAACTGAAAAATCCCAGGTTATTATTATGAACGGAGAGGGAATGTTAGGACTAGATGCAGCTTGTGCTTCCTTAACTGAACCTGGAGATAAAGTATTAATTATTTCTAATGGTGTTTTTGGAGGTGGATTCGAAGATTTAGTTAAAAATTATGGAGGTATCTGTACTTTATTTGAATCTGATTTTAAAAAATCCATCCATATAGATAGTTTAAAAGAATTCTTAGAAAAGAATTCTGACTTTAAATATGCTACGATTGTTCATTGTGATACTCCAACTGGTATTTTAAATGATATTGGTCCTATTACAAAACTTTTAAAATCCAAAGGAATTTTAACTGTTGTAGACACAGTTGCTGCTCTTGGAGGAGTTCCCTTTGAAATGGATAATTGGAATATTGACATTGCCCTTGGAGCCTCTCAAAAGGTTTTTTCAACTCCATCTGGTTTAACAACTATGGCTATTTCTGATGATGCTTGGAATATTATTTTAAATAGAAAAAATCCTATTCAATCTTTTTATTGTAATCTAGCACTTTGGAAAAATTGTGTAGAAGAAAAATTATTCCCTTACACAATGCCTGCTAGTGATTTAATTGCCTTTAATATTGCCCTTGATAATCTTTTAACTGAAAGATTAGAAAGAGTTTGGGATAGACATTTAGAAATGCAAGGTTACGTATTAGAAAGAATGGAAACTTTAGGATTAGAACTTTTCTGTGAAGATAATTACTCTCCCACAGTAACTGCTTTTATGGTTCCTGAAGATTTAAATTCAAATGATATTTTAGACCATATGAAAAAAGAGCATAAGGTTTTAATTGCTGGTTCTTATGGTCCTTTTAAAGATAAAGTTTTAAGAATTGGACATATGGGTGAAAATGCTCGTTTAGATAGAGTTTTTTACACTTTAGATGCCTTAGAAAAAACTATAAATGATCTAAGAAAATAA